The proteins below are encoded in one region of Levilactobacillus namurensis:
- a CDS encoding glycosyltransferase family 2 protein — translation MKKVSLVVPCYNEEESIPLFFQTVSKVIDAMNLPTPTIVPEYIFVDDGSSDNTLAEMKALHEAHPKTVHYRSFSRNFGKESALAAGLQATTGDYVAVMDVDLQDPPELLPKMVKLIEEDGYDCVGTIQKDRRGQSRIRAFLSSSFYRVINHLSDVRIEPNARDYRLMTRQFVNTVLDLPEFNRFSKGIFSWVGYKTTYLTYESQPRAAGTTHWNMRQLFSYSIEGIIDFSNAPLRLATWVGSISFFLSLIGLIFVVVRALTNGGSSVAGWPSLVVIILLIGGIQLFCLGILGQYISKIYLETKHRPKYIVREEK, via the coding sequence ATGAAAAAAGTTAGCTTAGTCGTTCCTTGTTATAACGAGGAGGAGTCTATTCCACTATTTTTCCAAACCGTTAGCAAGGTGATCGACGCCATGAACTTGCCGACGCCCACCATTGTCCCGGAATACATCTTCGTGGACGACGGCTCATCGGACAACACTCTGGCGGAGATGAAGGCCCTGCATGAAGCCCACCCTAAGACCGTTCACTACCGCTCATTCTCCCGGAACTTCGGGAAGGAATCTGCCTTAGCTGCCGGGCTCCAAGCGACCACCGGGGATTATGTGGCCGTGATGGACGTGGACCTGCAGGACCCCCCAGAATTGTTACCTAAGATGGTTAAATTAATCGAAGAGGACGGGTACGACTGTGTCGGGACCATCCAGAAAGACCGGCGGGGTCAAAGCCGTATCCGGGCCTTTCTCTCATCGAGCTTCTACCGGGTCATCAATCACCTCTCCGATGTCCGGATCGAACCCAACGCGCGTGATTACCGGTTGATGACGCGCCAGTTCGTCAACACGGTGCTTGACCTACCCGAATTCAACCGGTTCTCCAAGGGAATCTTCAGTTGGGTCGGCTATAAGACCACTTACCTGACCTACGAAAGTCAACCTCGGGCGGCCGGAACCACGCACTGGAACATGCGTCAGCTCTTTTCCTACTCAATTGAGGGCATCATTGATTTCTCCAACGCCCCGCTGCGGCTGGCCACTTGGGTCGGAAGTATTTCGTTCTTCCTGTCCCTGATTGGTCTCATCTTCGTGGTGGTCCGGGCACTGACCAACGGCGGCTCATCCGTCGCGGGCTGGCCGTCACTAGTGGTCATTATTCTCCTGATTGGCGGAATTCAGCTCTTCTGCCTGGGTATCCTGGGTCAATACATCAGTAAAATCTACCTGGAAACCAAGCACCGACCGAAGTACATCGTTCGCGAAGAAAAGTAA
- a CDS encoding gluconate:H+ symporter translates to MQFVILLLGILLLLFLIIRVKLNTFVSLIATSILVALGLGMNPANIADSIKNGIGSSMGELIIVFGFGAMIGRLVSDAGGSYRIARTLINVFGKKRLQVAIVIASFMIGISLLFEVGLVLVTPIVFAVALEADVPFLYLGISMAAALSATQGFLPPQPSPTAVATALGANVGEMLLIGIIVAIPCVIVAGPIWTRVIKKFSPELFVVKKSLPAFGEVKEFDLKETPGFGMSVLTSLFPVVFMALATIYQMVANGGTAPKNPHGLDAVITMVGNPVIAMVIALLFAIWSMGIHRGRSMKQISGTLESAIKSIAMLLMVIAGGSAFKQVLIDGGVGKAVQDLMSSSKMSPIVLAWLITVILRVSLGSATVSGMTAAGLITPLMHTLGADPVMIALAIGAGSLAASHVNDAGFWMFSEYFDLSVKDTFKVWTTLETVISIVGLLMVLLMNMLFH, encoded by the coding sequence ATGCAGTTTGTGATTTTGCTTTTGGGTATTTTACTTCTGCTTTTCCTGATTATTCGGGTGAAGTTAAACACCTTTGTTTCCCTAATTGCGACGTCCATTTTAGTTGCATTAGGACTGGGGATGAACCCCGCTAATATTGCGGATTCCATTAAAAATGGGATCGGTAGCTCAATGGGTGAGCTGATCATCGTCTTTGGATTTGGTGCGATGATTGGCCGACTAGTTTCTGACGCAGGGGGTTCTTACCGGATCGCGCGAACGCTGATCAACGTCTTCGGGAAGAAACGGTTGCAAGTTGCTATCGTGATTGCCTCGTTTATGATCGGAATTTCCCTGTTGTTCGAAGTCGGGTTAGTTCTGGTTACGCCAATTGTGTTCGCCGTTGCGCTGGAAGCCGACGTGCCATTCCTCTATCTGGGGATTTCGATGGCCGCGGCCCTCTCGGCGACGCAAGGATTCTTACCACCACAACCATCGCCAACCGCCGTTGCAACGGCCTTGGGCGCCAACGTGGGGGAAATGCTGTTAATCGGGATCATCGTGGCGATTCCTTGTGTGATCGTTGCGGGTCCTATCTGGACGCGGGTCATCAAGAAGTTCAGTCCCGAATTGTTCGTGGTCAAGAAGTCCTTACCTGCCTTCGGTGAAGTGAAGGAATTCGACTTAAAGGAAACCCCAGGATTTGGGATGTCTGTCTTGACTTCCCTGTTCCCAGTGGTCTTTATGGCCTTAGCGACGATTTACCAAATGGTCGCTAACGGCGGAACGGCACCGAAGAATCCGCATGGATTGGATGCCGTGATCACGATGGTCGGGAACCCCGTCATCGCGATGGTCATTGCCTTACTGTTCGCTATCTGGTCCATGGGGATTCACCGGGGCCGTTCGATGAAGCAAATCAGTGGGACTTTGGAATCCGCTATCAAGTCGATTGCCATGTTACTGATGGTTATCGCCGGTGGGTCCGCCTTCAAGCAAGTGCTGATTGACGGTGGTGTCGGGAAAGCCGTTCAAGACTTGATGTCTAGCTCCAAGATGTCACCAATCGTGTTGGCTTGGTTGATTACGGTGATCTTACGGGTCTCACTGGGGTCCGCAACGGTCTCCGGGATGACTGCCGCCGGATTGATTACACCGTTGATGCACACCTTAGGTGCCGACCCAGTCATGATTGCCTTAGCTATCGGGGCCGGCTCATTAGCTGCTTCACACGTTAACGATGCTGGTTTCTGGATGTTCTCTGAATACTTTGACTTGAGTGTCAAGGATACGTTCAAGGTCTGGACCACGTTGGAAACGGTGATTTCGATTGTCGGTCTGCTGATGGTTCTGTTAATGAATATGTTGTTCCACTAA
- a CDS encoding universal stress protein → MDDTQSMNPKKFKRILVGVDDSPDAQLAFQYAMNRAKSDQAQLVICSVLESDNMNIYQALSKDYVHGKRDDLYDHLQRYKDLAERVGLTDVKVVIGEGDPGETIVKSIIPAVKPDLLVVGSLSKGGVRKYFGSQAAYMAKYSPISVMIVR, encoded by the coding sequence ATGGATGACACACAATCAATGAATCCAAAGAAGTTCAAACGTATTCTAGTAGGGGTGGATGATTCACCGGATGCTCAATTGGCCTTCCAGTATGCCATGAACCGGGCCAAGTCGGACCAAGCGCAACTGGTGATCTGCTCAGTCTTGGAGTCCGACAACATGAACATTTACCAGGCCCTCAGCAAGGATTACGTGCACGGAAAGCGCGACGACCTGTACGACCACTTACAACGGTACAAGGATCTGGCCGAACGGGTCGGACTGACCGACGTCAAAGTCGTGATTGGGGAAGGCGACCCTGGCGAAACGATTGTTAAGTCAATTATTCCTGCCGTCAAACCCGATTTATTGGTCGTAGGATCGTTGTCCAAGGGTGGCGTTCGTAAATATTTTGGGAGTCAGGCGGCCTATATGGCAAAATATTCTCCAATCTCTGTAATGATTGTCCGGTAA
- a CDS encoding serine hydrolase: MKIRKLVGVLLALVVLVSGGGLFYHLTRPAAGASVHRAAASPKHTKRAAKPRATATMPRRTLTTRQKARLTRQIKRDMRGVGGRWSVQVIRLTQPTVTLKTGNHAVKRQRAASTIKLYIMLTIYQQHQQGKLPLTATTRQALRRMIYNSDNAAANQLIATAGGLKSVNRVIRQHHFTQTVLGRHLMDTRALQRGHDNWTSVRDLSRFLTLLSQHRLLGKTADRQMLALLHHCRNHSKLPLRVTHAQVYNKTGEYPDLGVQNDAALFKTTSGQKIVIVVLSQGSHAARQYPAMNWLGRDLVHRLR; encoded by the coding sequence ATGAAGATTCGAAAATTAGTCGGGGTCCTACTGGCGTTAGTGGTCCTGGTTAGCGGCGGGGGACTCTTCTATCACCTGACGCGACCGGCAGCCGGGGCGTCCGTCCACCGCGCGGCGGCGTCGCCAAAGCATACTAAGCGGGCGGCCAAACCTCGTGCGACCGCAACTATGCCGCGGCGAACCCTGACGACCCGGCAAAAAGCTCGGTTGACCCGGCAGATCAAGCGCGATATGCGGGGTGTCGGTGGGCGTTGGTCCGTTCAGGTGATCCGGCTCACGCAGCCGACCGTGACCCTGAAGACGGGGAACCACGCCGTCAAGCGTCAACGCGCGGCCAGCACCATCAAGCTGTACATCATGCTGACCATTTATCAACAACACCAGCAAGGGAAACTTCCCCTGACGGCGACCACCCGACAGGCCCTGCGACGAATGATCTATAATTCCGATAACGCGGCGGCTAACCAGCTGATTGCAACGGCGGGAGGCCTGAAGTCCGTTAACCGGGTAATCCGCCAGCACCACTTTACCCAAACCGTCCTGGGCCGCCACCTGATGGATACGCGGGCGTTACAACGGGGCCACGATAACTGGACCTCGGTGCGGGACCTGAGCCGCTTCTTGACGTTACTTAGCCAGCACCGGTTGTTGGGAAAGACCGCCGACCGGCAGATGTTGGCGTTACTGCACCATTGCCGCAACCATTCCAAGTTGCCGTTGCGGGTCACGCACGCACAGGTCTACAACAAGACCGGCGAGTACCCGGATCTGGGGGTCCAAAATGATGCGGCCCTGTTCAAGACTACCAGCGGCCAGAAAATAGTGATTGTGGTACTGAGTCAGGGGAGTCACGCTGCCCGGCAGTACCCGGCCATGAACTGGTTGGGACGGGACTTGGTGCACCGATTGCGGTAA
- a CDS encoding DEAD/DEAH box helicase, with translation MLEQYQAHFKALGYTEPTAIQTAVYGPLAGDQNVLGLAPTGSGKTVAFTLPALANLLPGDGTQLLVLEPSQELAIQTSRVMRDWAKLLDLKVAALTGGANVKRQTERLKKRPEVVVATPGRLLNLIQDRKLKTHLVSLIIIDEADDLLTGETLETVRAVAQAAPADVQLGFFSATDTPILHELEKWFGQTVERIDVREQDQTQGPVQHGLLQIGMGKRDQMLKRLLAIPNFRALVFFKQANTLKHTATKFYHDHVSATSLTSDLRQVQREKALQDFRQGRTRLLLTTDVAARGLDIPKLPAVINYDLPSTVNEYVHRAGRTGRMGEPGQVINLGDDHDLRDLKKLLRETEYQLVPIYFQNKALTTERPAVKPQEKKPEPVTATTATQPGQPAVKAQAPRTNGATGQPAKVTAPTAPKQKSKKHKNRHNKNKGMRKKWRDRDAAHD, from the coding sequence ATGTTAGAACAGTATCAAGCACATTTTAAGGCCCTGGGTTACACAGAACCCACGGCAATCCAAACGGCCGTGTACGGCCCACTGGCGGGCGACCAGAACGTCTTAGGCCTAGCGCCTACGGGTTCCGGGAAAACGGTCGCCTTCACCTTGCCGGCCTTGGCGAACCTGTTGCCGGGCGACGGGACGCAGCTCCTGGTCCTCGAACCCTCCCAAGAGCTGGCGATTCAGACCAGTCGGGTGATGCGCGACTGGGCCAAGTTGTTGGACTTGAAGGTCGCCGCTTTGACCGGTGGGGCCAACGTTAAACGGCAGACTGAGCGGCTAAAGAAGCGCCCCGAGGTCGTGGTGGCGACGCCAGGGCGGCTCTTGAACCTGATTCAGGACCGTAAACTTAAGACGCACCTGGTCTCCCTGATCATCATTGATGAGGCCGATGACCTCTTGACCGGAGAGACGTTAGAGACCGTGCGGGCGGTGGCTCAAGCAGCCCCCGCGGACGTCCAACTGGGCTTCTTTTCCGCAACGGATACGCCGATCTTACACGAACTGGAGAAATGGTTCGGTCAGACCGTCGAACGGATTGACGTTCGGGAACAGGACCAGACGCAGGGCCCCGTTCAACACGGCCTATTACAGATTGGGATGGGCAAGCGCGACCAGATGTTGAAACGTCTCTTAGCGATTCCGAACTTCCGGGCACTGGTCTTCTTCAAGCAGGCTAACACCCTGAAGCATACGGCCACTAAGTTCTACCACGACCACGTCTCAGCCACTAGTCTGACCAGTGATCTGCGGCAGGTGCAACGGGAGAAAGCCTTACAGGACTTCCGCCAGGGGCGCACGCGGCTCTTACTGACCACGGACGTTGCGGCCCGGGGGTTGGATATTCCTAAGCTGCCGGCCGTGATCAACTACGACCTGCCATCGACGGTGAACGAATATGTCCACCGGGCGGGGCGGACCGGCCGAATGGGCGAACCGGGTCAAGTCATCAACCTGGGTGACGACCATGATTTGCGGGACTTGAAGAAGCTCTTGCGTGAGACCGAGTACCAGTTGGTCCCCATCTACTTCCAGAACAAGGCACTGACCACCGAACGGCCAGCGGTCAAGCCACAAGAAAAGAAACCGGAACCGGTGACCGCGACCACGGCGACTCAACCAGGCCAGCCAGCAGTTAAAGCCCAGGCACCGCGAACTAACGGGGCGACTGGCCAACCGGCTAAGGTTACGGCACCAACCGCGCCTAAGCAGAAATCCAAGAAGCATAAGAACCGGCATAACAAGAACAAGGGGATGCGCAAAAAGTGGCGTGACCGGGATGCGGCGCACGATTAG
- a CDS encoding Gfo/Idh/MocA family protein, with protein sequence MIRIGTVGTNWITQQLVEALALSGKYTLAGVYSRHAETAQTFAAKNHAEAGYTDYQEMLTNAKLDVVYIASPNSLHFEQALAAIQRDISVIVEKPAVSNEDEMTALMATLTKHPNVRFFEAARNVHTPNFQALQQAVAELPTVQGASLTYMKYSSRYDQVLAGQQPNVFTKTFSGGALQDLGVYPIYLAVALFGQPANVAYFPTLIATGADGKGLAVLRYGDFDVTVSFGKTSNSYSWSEIYGLKETLSVDSAGELTQVARHAADGQVVDLTQPALANPMLPEVEDFARVLQAPEAAQNMGDYRRWLRWSQQVNQVLYALRVTANLRFPADEND encoded by the coding sequence ATGATTCGAATCGGAACGGTCGGGACCAACTGGATCACCCAGCAACTGGTCGAAGCACTTGCGTTGTCGGGAAAGTATACGTTAGCGGGGGTGTATTCGCGGCACGCGGAGACCGCCCAGACCTTTGCGGCTAAAAACCACGCGGAAGCCGGGTACACCGACTATCAGGAGATGTTGACCAATGCTAAGTTGGACGTGGTCTATATTGCCTCGCCCAATAGCCTGCACTTCGAGCAAGCCTTAGCCGCGATTCAGCGGGATATCTCGGTGATCGTGGAGAAACCGGCAGTCAGCAACGAAGATGAGATGACGGCGTTGATGGCCACGCTGACCAAGCACCCCAACGTGCGGTTCTTCGAAGCGGCCCGCAACGTGCATACGCCGAACTTCCAGGCCTTACAACAGGCGGTCGCCGAGTTGCCTACGGTCCAGGGCGCGTCGCTGACTTATATGAAGTATTCGTCCCGTTACGACCAAGTTTTAGCGGGACAACAGCCGAACGTCTTTACCAAGACCTTCTCGGGTGGAGCGCTGCAAGATTTAGGGGTCTACCCAATCTATCTAGCCGTGGCGCTGTTCGGTCAACCCGCTAACGTGGCGTATTTCCCGACACTGATTGCGACGGGCGCCGACGGGAAGGGCTTGGCCGTCTTGCGGTACGGGGATTTTGACGTGACGGTCAGCTTTGGTAAGACCAGTAACTCGTACAGCTGGTCGGAGATCTATGGGTTGAAGGAGACGCTGAGTGTCGATAGTGCCGGGGAACTGACGCAGGTCGCGCGACACGCGGCTGACGGTCAGGTCGTGGACTTGACCCAGCCTGCCTTGGCCAACCCGATGTTACCGGAAGTAGAAGACTTCGCACGGGTCTTACAGGCCCCCGAAGCGGCACAAAACATGGGCGATTATCGCCGGTGGTTACGCTGGAGCCAACAGGTCAACCAGGTCCTATACGCATTGCGGGTCACGGCCAACCTACGCTTTCCAGCTGACGAAAACGACTAA
- a CDS encoding DUF4828 domain-containing protein, with amino-acid sequence MKSREIALFGLSLLAGLTGGFSLRKKQQSQPNESSPLFYAGTWRFVDPHNQRQHQLEISPNLDIRIDGRALEVTVQELNEHQLTFQDKFGYHLVIHANEQRPVSFFDEADDCTYTVHAIEPPTP; translated from the coding sequence GTGAAAAGTCGGGAAATTGCTTTATTTGGACTATCGCTGCTCGCCGGACTGACCGGTGGCTTTTCACTTCGCAAAAAACAACAGTCGCAACCTAACGAGTCCTCGCCACTCTTCTACGCGGGAACTTGGCGGTTCGTGGACCCGCACAATCAGCGCCAGCACCAGTTAGAGATCAGTCCCAACCTGGATATTCGCATCGATGGGCGCGCCCTAGAAGTTACCGTTCAGGAACTCAACGAACACCAGCTAACGTTCCAGGATAAGTTCGGGTACCACCTGGTGATCCACGCCAACGAGCAGCGACCGGTCTCCTTCTTCGACGAAGCGGACGATTGTACTTACACCGTTCACGCGATTGAGCCCCCCACCCCTTAA
- a CDS encoding GH25 family lysozyme: MVLLIALLLGGFGTWGWHQWQQYHAAQLAQFPVRGVSINQDSGYLDFQQLAKHHQFVYLQATSGATYSDDDFSNNYSRSQGASMKVGVVHTFSFTSSAKRQYAHFSQIVGNDTGTLPIVVSVAYYDQFNSDNQSMAKQGQKLKALVTRLENTYQQGVIIQAKQAVLTQFVRPALPHQAEWVVDGKLQHYASPVQLIEYDATGRLTQSGQSQAVGLSVFNGTRRQWATFSHDD; this comes from the coding sequence GTGGTCCTTTTAATCGCCCTATTATTAGGTGGATTCGGGACCTGGGGCTGGCACCAGTGGCAGCAGTATCACGCGGCCCAACTGGCCCAGTTCCCAGTCCGCGGGGTGTCGATTAACCAGGATAGCGGGTACCTGGATTTTCAGCAGTTGGCTAAGCACCACCAGTTCGTCTACCTGCAAGCGACCTCGGGGGCGACCTATTCCGACGACGACTTCAGTAACAATTACTCGCGTTCGCAGGGGGCCAGTATGAAGGTCGGCGTGGTGCACACGTTTAGCTTCACCAGCTCGGCGAAACGCCAGTACGCGCACTTCTCCCAGATTGTGGGCAACGATACGGGAACCCTGCCAATCGTGGTCAGCGTGGCCTATTACGACCAGTTCAATAGTGATAATCAGTCAATGGCGAAGCAGGGGCAGAAACTAAAGGCGTTGGTCACCCGGTTGGAGAACACCTACCAGCAAGGGGTGATCATCCAGGCCAAGCAGGCGGTCTTGACCCAGTTCGTCCGACCAGCCTTACCGCACCAAGCAGAGTGGGTCGTGGACGGCAAGCTGCAGCACTACGCGTCACCGGTACAGTTGATCGAGTATGACGCCACGGGCCGCTTGACCCAGAGTGGTCAGTCGCAGGCCGTGGGGTTGTCGGTCTTCAACGGGACCCGGCGCCAGTGGGCCACTTTCAGCCATGATGACTAG
- a CDS encoding MurR/RpiR family transcriptional regulator has protein sequence MTIARSALGKLRATYDSLSATEKKIAQLALNSPSTVSEMTIRELASAAGASTASISRFVKRLGYTNYREFSMELGHVVVNDAQEGSKLFKELAEGDSLGTIANKVFHSSMASLTATNDALNENDMARAVIKLINAKTVTFFGLGGSAIAALDGYHKFVRTSLNVTYHPDYDIQLMQASKMTDQDCAVVISHSGKNQETMQIVRELTANQVPIIGITSYSGSPLSRASSVTFLSLTDEIKYRSEGMYSLMSQLAILDSLFMMTVLRSSSRTQPVLMHVRDVIERTREEP, from the coding sequence GTGACGATCGCACGCTCAGCACTGGGGAAACTACGGGCGACTTACGACAGTTTATCCGCAACAGAAAAGAAAATTGCACAGCTTGCCTTGAACAGTCCATCAACGGTAAGTGAGATGACGATTCGGGAACTGGCGAGTGCGGCGGGTGCGTCGACGGCCTCCATCTCCCGGTTCGTCAAACGCTTGGGGTACACCAACTACCGAGAATTCTCGATGGAATTGGGCCACGTGGTGGTCAACGACGCCCAAGAGGGCAGCAAGTTATTCAAGGAATTGGCCGAAGGGGATTCGTTGGGGACCATTGCCAACAAGGTCTTCCATTCCTCGATGGCCTCGTTAACGGCGACCAATGACGCGTTAAACGAAAATGATATGGCCCGGGCCGTGATCAAGCTGATCAACGCCAAGACCGTGACGTTCTTTGGTCTGGGCGGGTCCGCCATCGCCGCTTTAGACGGGTACCATAAGTTCGTCCGGACCTCGTTGAACGTGACCTATCACCCGGATTACGACATCCAGTTGATGCAGGCCTCCAAGATGACCGACCAGGATTGTGCCGTGGTGATCTCGCATTCGGGGAAGAATCAAGAAACCATGCAAATCGTTCGCGAATTGACGGCGAACCAGGTGCCCATCATTGGAATCACCAGTTATAGCGGGTCGCCGTTGTCACGGGCGTCATCGGTCACGTTTTTGTCGCTGACCGATGAGATCAAGTACCGTTCCGAGGGAATGTACTCACTGATGTCACAGTTAGCCATCCTGGATAGCCTCTTCATGATGACGGTCCTCCGAAGTTCATCGCGGACGCAACCGGTTCTGATGCACGTCCGTGACGTGATCGAACGAACTCGCGAGGAACCTTAA